One window of the Podospora pseudopauciseta strain CBS 411.78 chromosome 4, whole genome shotgun sequence genome contains the following:
- the dna2 gene encoding DNA replication endonuclease-helicase Dna2 (COG:L; EggNog:ENOG503NVHU) — MAARQHTRPRRVPSKCVVEKGTSFPRSPGHQDKTQTGPVDSIARYFEPGFAPYTFASPIWSSIRFVLPTSALCFFLVFIYIIHVVTPLPHDTMPPLQKSYSDSNKLPSKRSQWQRSKTHPNPAPPRPALRVSSKTKTKLKAFQFDAKDCESAAESDSTVDFLKKEQIVDSIPQVAPQSSPSLDDVPKAAPKADQEDSPSERLMWANDINPHESGISTILLYQNRKRRARSSSPVSSPITKGTTPAAGVRKTYQGHGPLRDDPTSALWGSYNIIGTDASPSRLANPSPADLMVSSSPRPARDGMAPGSQRSLRKTLSLGRNWPKRRKLGGLDETELGTRTNASQSKSVMVEEMLKTVGGELSRSFEVQARKSSSQGSQTVDTSRSRSPSREPPASSPLAQKLSRVAPDAAPARSKTSSDYGDDDFDDDTLMELDATILPTKEVDPPKEEVPSAKPQPKSAADGFDDDEFDDFDVDFLEGAENLITQIEAQHASQSQAPAQQQAQPILDDGGGDDDDDAYGGGFDDDDFDDADFDAMELAATQGASARALPTHVRIIRQKPKAIQRYLITNVLESSYVDDRGRESEEKVLWVEHEGTKTTYMVHLRGDWVDTQANPKAYVHIIGDFEPSRRCIIDNNHNIIILHPDQLISSTVIADSFTCMRRAVLQDRVKATSEATPALVYGTILHEVFQAALMANEWTMDYLRDVIDKTLQKHMEDIYVIKVSMDDARNHLVSKMPELRSWAQAFVSAAPQANANVQGRNGEKINMCVSKLLDVEEHVWSPMYGLKGNIDATVQVTMREGNVSQTLTVPFEVKTGKNATANHQAQTVLYNLLLSDRYDIEIAYGILYYMETSQTLRIPAIRHELRHMIMQRNALACYIRERSVQLPPMKRSKNACERCYAQTSCFIYHKLADGGNGDTSGLNEKFEAAVQHLSPRHQEFFLKWEDLLTKEEKESQKLRRELWTMVSTEREKVGRCFANVIIEEGSAFEDENQAKINRFTYTFIKESPAAGFSFMDSQLQVGEPIVVSDEQGHFALALGYVTAVRKQRISVAVDRRLHNARIRQPGFDEVDNQVFASIMEVAPEGAAPAQSQGKIKEPPIRYRLDKDEFSNGMATVRNNLVQIMTNGPQGFQRIRQLVVDLIPPSFKSAPTQYSVPGKNSLNVDQKAAVEKVMSAKDYALVLGMPGTGKTTTIAHIIRALIGQGKTLLLTSYTHTAVDNILLKLKDDKIPILRLGAPAKVHPEVRDFVTLASQPMSSFDEIRRAWHGTPVVATTCLGVNHPVFNERVFDYCIVDEASQITLPICLGPIRMARTFVLVGDHNQLPPLVQNNEARIGGLDVSLFKLLSDAHPSSVVNLEHQYRMSEDIMTLSNTLIYKGRLKCGTESLRNAELHVPHIETLKQRHHDAETFFQNPPAGTHCCPAPKPNSCWLHDLITPSTRVKFINTDLLPDSQEQAKGNRIVNPTEAKIITQLVDSLVLCGVPAEEIGVMTHYRSQLALLKYHLRGSTGGRDVEMHTADRFQGRDKSVILLSLVRSNDSGSIGELLKDWRRINVAFTRAKVKLLVVGSKKTLLGEGSEQQQGQEGEKDMIKRFVELMVQKQWVYDLGREQFEGHYFSFVEDYLSPAKGKTPVRRSAVVKKMVEESPLKGRKLMERFVAGGLGVNRAGDRNKENVRGGVSKQPTMGRKRIGERMLTKGGPVVRDILNELMG, encoded by the exons ATGGCAGCACGTCAACACACGCGACCCCGACGCGTACCGTCTAAGTGCGTCGTCGAAAAAGGCACTTCCTTCCCCCGGTCTCCAGGCCACCAGGACAAGACACAGACAGGTCCTGTCGACTCAATTGCTAGATACTTTGAACCTGGCTTTGCTCCATACACTTTTGCATCTCCAATTTGGTCCTCCATTCGTTTTGTCTTGCCCACTTCCGCACTGTGCTTTTTTCTGGTCTTTATTTATATCATCCATGTGGTGACGCCCCTACCACACGATACCATGCCTCCACTACAGAAATCCTATTCGGACAGCAACAAGTTACCCTCCAAG CGATCGCAATGGCAAAGATCGAAGACGCACCCCAACCCTGCTCCACCCAGACCTGCCCTCCGGGTCTCCTCCAAAACAAAGACCAAGCTCAAGGCATTTCAGTTTGATGCCAAAGACTGCGAGTCAGCCGCCGAGTCCGATTCTACCGTCGACTTCCTCAAAAAAGAACAGATCGTCGACTCGATTCCACAAGTAGCTCCTCAGTCCTCGCCTTCCCTGGATGACGTCCCAAAAGCCGCCCCAAAAGCCGACCAAGAGGACTCCCCTAGCGAACGGCTGATGTGGGCAAACGATATTAACCCCCACGAATCTGGAATATCGACTATACTGCTCTATCAAAATCGGAAAAGGCGTGCTAGAAGCTCGTCACCAGTCTCTTCGCCCATCACCAAGGGTACCACACCCGCTGCTGGTGTCAGGAAGACCTACCAAGGCCACGGACCTCTTCGTGACGACCCAACATCAGCGCTCTGGGGTTCCTACAACATTATTGGGACAGACGCTAGTCCATCTCGCCTTGCGAATCCATCACCTGCCGATCTGATGGTGTCTTCGTCTCCTCGCCCCGCCCGGGATGGCATGGCACCTGGCAGCCAACGGTCTTTGAGGAAAACACTCAGTCTGGGTCGGAACTGGCCCAAGAGACGGAAGCTTGGGGGACTGGACGAAACAGAGCTTGGCACCCGAACGAACGCCTCACAGTCCAAATCGGTCATGGTTGAAGAAATGTTGAAAAccgttggtggtgagcttAGTAGATCATTCGAGGTCCAAGCCCGAAAGTCGTCCTCACAAGGATCGCAAACTGTCGACACCAGCAGAAGCCGATCTCCTTCACGAGAACCTCCTGCAAGTTCTCCACTCGCCCAGAAGCTCTCCAGAGTCGCCCCGGACGCCGCCCCCGCCAGAAGTAAGACTTCCTCGGACTACGGCGATGACGATTTCGACGATGATACTCTCATGGAGCTTGACGCTACAATACTTCCTACGAAAGAGGTCGACCCTCCAAAGGAGGAAGTCCCAAGCGCCAAACCACAGCCAAAATCCGCAGCTGACGGattcgacgacgacgagttTGATGATTTTGATGTGGATTTTTTGGAGGGCGCAGAAAATCTCATTACACAAATAGAAGCACAACATGCTTCCCAAAGTCAAGCCCCAGCGCAGCAGCAAGCCCAGCCCATTCTTGATGAcggtgggggggatgatgatgatgatgcttaTGGGGGTGGctttgatgacgatgatttTGATGATGCCGACTTTGATGCGATGGAGCTAGCCGCCACACAAGGGGCATCTGCCCGCGCCCTGCCAACACATGTACGTATCATACG CCAAAAGCCCAAAGCTATCCAGAGGTATTTGATTACAAATGTGCTGGAGAGCTCCTATGTCGATGACCGTGGACGTGAATCCGAGGAAAAG GTCCTTTGGGTAGAGCATGAGGGCACCAAGACGACGTACATGGTCCATCTCAGGGGTGACTGGGTTGATACGCAGGCTAACCCCAAAGCCTATGTTCATATCATTGGTGATTTTGAGCCTTCTCGCCGATGCATCAtcgacaacaaccacaacatcatcatttTGCACCCAGACCAGCTCATTTCCTCGACAGTGATTGCGGATTCTTTCACGTGCATGCGACGTGCTGTCCTCCAGGATCGCGTCAAGGCAACCAGCGAAGCGACGCCTGCTCTGGTCTATGGTACCATTCTCCACGAGGTGTTTCAGGCGGCTCTGATGGCCAACGAATGGACTATGGACTATCTGCGGGATGTCATCGACAAGACGCTCCAGAAGCACATGGAGGATATCTACGTCATCAAGGTCAGCATGGACGATGCCCGCAATCATCTTGTTTCGAAGATGCCGGAGCTCAGGTCCTGGGCCCAGGCATTTGTTTCTGCGGCACCCCAGGCGAATGCCAACGTTCAAGGACGAAACGGCGAAAAGATCAACATGTGTGTCAGCAAGCTTTTGGATGTTGAGGAGCATGTCTGGTCTCCCATGTATGGCCTCAAAGGCAACATTGATGCGACAGTGCAGGTCACAATGCGCGAAGGCAATGTCTCACAGACGTTGACTGTACCTTTTGAGGTCAAGACCGGAAAGAAcgccaccgccaaccatCAGGCTCAAACTGTCTTGTACAATCTGTTGCTGTCGGATCGATACGATATTGAAATCGCCTACGGTATTCTGTACTATATGGAGACGTCGCAGACTCTCCGAATTCCCGCCATCAGACATGAGCTTCGGCATATGATTATGCAGCGCAACGCGCTGGCCTGTTATATCCGCGAAAGAAGTGTTCAGCTACCGCCCATGAAGAGAAGCAAGAATGCTTGCGAAAGATGTTATGCTCAGACGTCCTGTTTCATCTACCATAAGCTTGCTGATGGTGGAAATGGCGACACGAGTGGACTGAACGAGAAATTCGAGGCTGCCGTTCAACATCTTTCTCCGAGGCATCAAGAGTTCTTCTTGAAGTGGGAGGATCTCTTGAccaaggaagaaaaggaaagtCAGAAACTCCGCCGCGAGCTTTGGACTATGGTCAGCACCGAACGCGAGAAGGTCGGTCGATGTTTTGCTAATGTCATCATCGAGGAGGGCTCGGcgtttgaggatgagaacCAGGCCAAGATTAACCGGTTCACGTACACGTTTATCAAGGAGAGTCCGGCGGCTGGGTTTTCTTTCATGGACTCGCAGCTTCAGGTTGGAGAGCCGATTGTTGTGTCTGACGAGCAGGGGCATTTCGCGCTTGCGTTGGGGTACGTTACGGCTGTGAGGAAGCAAAGGATTAGCGTGGCGGTTGACAGGAGATTACATAATGCCCGCATTCGACAGCCTGGGTTCGACGAGGTGGATAATCAGGTGTTTGCGAGTATCATGGAGGTGGCGCCCGAGGGGGCAGCTCCGGCACAAAGTCAGGGGAAGATCAAAGAGCCCCCTATTCGGTACAGACTCGACAAGGACGAGTTCAGCAACGGAATGGCGACGGTGCGGAATAATCTTGTTCAGATCATGACGAATGGTCCTCAGGGCTTTCAGCGAATACGTCAGCTTGTGGTAGATTTGATACCCCCCAGCTTCAAGTCTGCTCCCACTCAGTATTCCGTTCCGGGCAAGAACAGCTTGAACGTCGACCAAAAGGCAGCCGTGGAGAAGGTGATGAGTGCCAAAGACTACGCTTTGGTTCTGGGCATGCCCGGTACGGGCAAAACCACTACCATCGCGCACATCATCCGGGCTCTCATCGGTCAAGGCAAGACGCTTCTTCTGACGTCGTACACCCACACCGCTGTGGACAATATTCTCCTCAAGCTGAAAGACGACAAAATCCCCATTCTGCGTCTGGGAGCGCCAGCCAAGGTTCACCCCGAGGTTCGCGACTTTGTTACCCTCGCCAGTCAACCCATGTCCTCGTTTGACGAGATCCGCAGAGCCTGGCATGGCACCCCTGTGGTGGCCACCACCTGTCTAGGCGTCAACCATCCCGTCTTCAATGAGCGGGTATTCGACTATTGTATTGTGGACGAAGCATCTCAGATCACCCTGCCCATCTGCCTTGGCCCGATCAGAATGGCCCGCACTTTTGTTCTCGTCGGTGATCACAACCAACTCCCGCCTCTGGTCCAAAACAACGAGGCCCGGATTGGTGGTCTTGATGTCTCCCTCTTCAAACTCCTCTCCGACGCCCACCCATCCTCAGTGGTCAATCTCGAGCATCAATACCGCATGTCAGAAGACATCATGACCCTTTCCAACACGCTCATCTACAAAGGCAGACTCAAATGCGGGACTGAATCCCTCCGCAACGCGGAACTTCACGTTCCTCATATCGAAACCTTGAAGCAGCGGCATCATGACGCGGAGACCTTCTTTCAGAACCCCCCCGCCGGCACCCACTGCTGCCCTGCGCCGAAACCAAACAGCTGCTGGCTACACGATCTCATCACACCCTCCACCCGGGTCAAGTTTATCAACACTGATCTCCTCCCCGATAGCCAGGAGCAAGCAAAAGGCAACCGCATCGTCAACCCCACCGAAGCCAAAATCATCACCCAGCTGGTCGATTCCCTTGTTTTGTGCGGTGTGCCCGCGGAAGAAATCGGAGTCATGACTCACTACCGCTCTCAGCTCGCGCTGCTGAAGTACCACCTGAGGGGAAGCACCGGGGGGAGAGATGTCGAGATGCACACCGCCGATCGTTTTCAAGGTCGGGACAAGTCTGTTATTTTACTTTCTCTCGTCCGCAGCAATGACTCTGGCTCCATTGGCGAGTTGTTGAAGGATTGGAGGAGGATCAATGTTGCGTTTACCAGGGCGAAGGTCAAGTTGTTGGTGGTAGGGAGTAAGAAGACGCTTTTGGGAGAGGGGTCAGAGCAACAACAGGGACAAGAAGGGGAGAAGGACATGATCAAGCGGTTTGTGGAGTTGATGGTGCAGAAGCAGTGGGTGTatgatttggggagggagcagTTTGAGGGGCATTATTTTTCGTTTGTGGAGGATTATTTGAGTCCGGCGAAGGGGAAAACGCCGGTGAGGaggtcggcggtggtgaagaagatggtggaggagagtccgttgaaggggaggaagttgatggagaggtttgttgctggggggctgggggtgAATAGGGCCGGGGATAGGAATAAGGAGAATGTTAGGGGGGGGGTGTCGAAGCAGCCGAcgatggggaggaagaggattgGGGAGAGGATGTTGACTAAGGGGGGGCCGGTAGTGAGGGATATTTTGAATGAGTTGATGGGTTAG